A single window of Candidatus Rhabdochlamydia oedothoracis DNA harbors:
- the murG gene encoding undecaprenyldiphospho-muramoylpentapeptide beta-N-acetylglucosaminyltransferase, translated as MMIKKKVIIAAGGTGGHLLPAQEIAKKLQEKEIEVLFVGSGLKENLYFDRKSFKFHEILAKTPFQKGLTRCLGALYALLKAVAQSYFFLKGFKPDLIIGFGSFHAFPILCAAKLQKRPFMLFESNTVAGKVTRFFSSFATHTAIHLPLAKKIKGNLIEVAWPLRVKESTLSQVKAREQLQLAPHRFTLLIFGGSQGASAINHSVLSICKHLLAKEIPFQIIHLAGRSISVEVEQFCKRHNIPASIKTFEKNMSQVFYAADLALCRSGAATIAEIIHYQVPAILVPYPYATEQHQRENALFLERLSAAYVVKEGIDMQRVILEFLDTFYKNPELGEQMRVSLQNLKSEKREMSDLIIETLHV; from the coding sequence ATGATGATTAAAAAAAAAGTGATAATCGCTGCAGGAGGAACAGGTGGACACCTCTTGCCCGCACAAGAGATTGCTAAAAAGCTGCAAGAAAAAGAGATAGAAGTTCTCTTTGTTGGATCTGGGTTAAAAGAAAATCTATATTTTGACAGAAAGAGTTTTAAGTTTCATGAAATTTTGGCCAAAACACCTTTTCAGAAAGGATTAACCAGATGTTTAGGGGCGCTATATGCTTTACTCAAAGCAGTTGCTCAAAGTTATTTTTTTCTTAAAGGCTTTAAACCAGATCTTATCATCGGTTTTGGCAGTTTTCATGCCTTCCCTATTTTATGTGCAGCAAAATTGCAAAAAAGACCGTTCATGCTATTCGAATCGAATACAGTAGCAGGAAAAGTAACCAGGTTTTTTTCCTCTTTTGCTACTCATACCGCAATTCATCTACCTCTCGCAAAGAAAATCAAGGGGAATCTGATAGAAGTGGCTTGGCCTTTAAGAGTAAAAGAGTCTACTCTATCGCAAGTAAAGGCAAGAGAGCAACTTCAATTAGCTCCTCATCGCTTTACTCTTTTGATTTTTGGAGGTTCTCAAGGAGCATCTGCTATTAATCATTCTGTATTAAGTATTTGCAAGCACTTACTTGCTAAAGAGATACCTTTTCAGATCATCCATTTAGCTGGTAGATCAATATCTGTTGAAGTAGAGCAGTTCTGTAAAAGGCATAATATTCCCGCATCCATTAAAACCTTTGAGAAAAATATGAGCCAAGTCTTCTATGCGGCAGATTTAGCTCTTTGTAGATCAGGCGCTGCTACAATAGCTGAAATCATTCACTACCAAGTGCCTGCAATACTTGTTCCTTATCCTTATGCAACAGAGCAGCACCAAAGAGAAAATGCTTTGTTTCTGGAGCGTCTATCCGCAGCTTATGTAGTTAAAGAGGGAATCGACATGCAAAGAGTAATCTTAGAGTTTTTAGATACATTTTATAAAAATCCAGAATTAGGAGAGCAAATGCGTGTTTCTCTGCAAAATCTCAAGAGTGAAAAAAGAGAAATGAGCGATCTCATTATAGAGACTCTACATGTATAA
- a CDS encoding FtsW/RodA/SpoVE family cell cycle protein, whose translation MNRYAFIMLSSISVLFVLGLVMVFNTTSAQILDRFSDRSLYYALVKQLLYAAISAIGVIAIWSVGYRSLLSLSPLLLFLGVIGLILVLVFGPKLNGARRWISLFGNSLQPSEFVKYVIPLYYIYAVTKQKSSLDWLQFLRLLGVICIPLGLILIEPDNGTVAIILSALIVLFILSQINWVYWALPLAIICCIGAVVASQMPHVSDRLKIYLHPEYDLKGKGHQPYQARIAAGSGRLFGRGIGESLQKLEYLPEARCDYIAAIFAEECGFIGMSILIFLYAMVAFCGFAIALQVKEIGGFYLVASFTFLICFQAFLNLGIVSGLLPSKGTNLPFFSQGGSSLIANMLALTVIIKVAEESKQQLKNDD comes from the coding sequence ATGAATCGTTACGCCTTTATCATGCTCAGCTCTATTTCTGTGCTTTTTGTATTAGGCCTTGTTATGGTCTTTAATACAACCTCTGCACAAATTCTAGATCGTTTTTCAGACCGTAGCCTTTATTATGCATTAGTAAAACAACTTCTCTATGCAGCTATAAGCGCAATAGGCGTGATTGCTATTTGGTCGGTGGGATATCGATCTCTTTTGTCATTGAGTCCATTGCTACTTTTTTTAGGGGTTATAGGTTTAATTCTCGTTTTGGTATTTGGGCCTAAACTCAATGGAGCTCGTCGTTGGATTAGTCTGTTTGGAAATTCTTTACAGCCTTCAGAGTTTGTCAAGTATGTAATCCCTTTGTATTATATCTATGCGGTCACTAAACAAAAAAGCTCTTTGGATTGGCTGCAATTTTTACGCTTGCTAGGTGTTATTTGTATTCCTTTAGGCTTAATCTTAATTGAGCCCGATAATGGAACAGTGGCCATTATTCTCTCTGCTTTAATTGTTTTGTTCATCTTAAGCCAGATTAATTGGGTATACTGGGCACTGCCTTTAGCCATTATTTGCTGTATAGGTGCTGTGGTTGCTTCACAAATGCCTCATGTATCAGATCGATTAAAGATCTATTTACATCCAGAATACGATCTGAAAGGCAAGGGACATCAACCTTATCAAGCAAGAATTGCAGCGGGCTCTGGTAGGTTATTTGGCAGAGGAATCGGAGAGAGTTTACAAAAGCTAGAGTATCTTCCAGAGGCAAGATGTGATTATATTGCAGCCATTTTTGCAGAGGAGTGTGGTTTTATTGGGATGAGTATTCTGATTTTTCTGTATGCTATGGTAGCGTTTTGTGGTTTTGCTATTGCGTTGCAGGTAAAGGAAATCGGTGGGTTTTATCTTGTGGCAAGTTTTACCTTTCTGATTTGTTTTCAAGCTTTTTTAAACCTAGGCATAGTTTCAGGATTATTACCTAGCAAGGGCACGAATCTTCCTTTTTTTAGCCAAGGAGGGTCTTCTTTAATTGCAAATATGCTCGCACTAACCGTTATTATAAAAGTAGCAGAAGAATCTAAACAACAACTGAAAAATGATGATTAA
- a CDS encoding LysM peptidoglycan-binding domain-containing protein, giving the protein MSRKDTIIIAVLVNAGLLIILFASALKPHMHNTCYQPEPLKPIVDGSPKKEVVIQKGDAVDHALEQFAKQRLNTVEQPVVIQNPVIAGEPRQVAILENKTEKLAGQEVTIKKGDMLEKIARQHHTTVHEIMRLNGLQTSHLRIGQILKIPSNHTASPVLEETTQYYIVKEGDNPSIIAKKNNIKLEILLNLNEMSEEKARKLRPGDKLRIR; this is encoded by the coding sequence ATGAGTCGTAAAGATACCATTATTATTGCTGTATTGGTTAATGCAGGTTTATTAATTATTTTATTTGCCAGCGCCCTAAAGCCACATATGCATAATACGTGCTATCAGCCAGAACCATTGAAGCCTATTGTAGATGGTTCTCCTAAAAAGGAAGTAGTTATTCAAAAAGGAGATGCTGTAGATCACGCTTTAGAACAATTTGCAAAGCAACGCTTAAATACTGTAGAACAACCTGTAGTCATCCAAAATCCTGTTATTGCAGGAGAACCTAGGCAAGTTGCTATTTTGGAAAATAAAACGGAAAAACTAGCTGGACAAGAGGTTACTATCAAAAAAGGGGATATGTTGGAAAAAATTGCTCGCCAACATCATACTACGGTTCATGAAATTATGCGACTAAATGGGTTGCAAACATCTCATTTGCGTATTGGCCAGATTCTGAAAATTCCTTCTAATCATACCGCAAGCCCTGTTTTGGAAGAGACAACCCAATACTATATTGTAAAAGAAGGAGATAATCCTTCGATTATTGCAAAGAAAAATAATATTAAGCTAGAAATTCTTTTGAATCTAAATGAGATGAGCGAGGAAAAAGCTCGAAAACTACGACCTGGGGATAAATTGCGTATTCGTTAA